One region of Oncorhynchus keta strain PuntledgeMale-10-30-2019 chromosome 24, Oket_V2, whole genome shotgun sequence genomic DNA includes:
- the LOC118402665 gene encoding gamma-crystallin S-1-like isoform X1, with translation MAPLKIIFYEDKNFQGRHYECSSDCAEMHNHFSRCNSIKVDSGCWVAYEKPNYTGYQYMLNKGEYPDYQRWAGFNDCIRSCRMVPPYHGNYRMNIYERSDFGGQNMEVMEDCPDLHERFHSRDISSANVIEGYWILHEHPHYRGRQYFLRPGEYRRHSEWGSSSPTIGSLRRVTEIP, from the exons ATGGCCCCTTTAAAG aTAATCTTCTACGAGGACAAGAACTTCCAGGGCCGGCACTATGAGTGCAGCAGCGACTGTGCTGAGATGCACAACCACTTCAGCCGCTGTAACTCCATAAAGGTGGACAGTGGCTGTTGGGTGGCCTACGAGAAGCCCAACTACACTGGCTACCAATACATGCTGAACAAGGGCGAGTACCCTGACTACCAGCGATGGGCTGGCTTCAACGACTGCATCCGCTCCTGCCGTATGGTGCCCCCT TATCATGGAAACTATAGGATGAATATCTATGAGCGCTCTGACTTCGGTGGTCAGAacatggaggtgatggaggacTGCCCCGACCTTCACGAGCGCTTCCACAGCCGGGACATCTCCTCCGCCAACGTCATAGAGGGTTACTGGATCCTCCACGAGCACCCCCACTACAGGGGTCGTCAGTACTTCCTTCGTCCTGGCGAGTACAGGAGGCACAGCGAGTGGGGAAGCTCCAGCCCCACCATCGGCTCCCTGAGACGGGTCACCGAGATCCCCTGA
- the LOC118402664 gene encoding gamma-crystallin S-1-like translates to MTLLEATVPPSSPPTMGKIIFYEGHNFQGRHYECNSDCADTFRHFNSCNSIRVTGGHWVAYEKSNFNGYQYILNQGEYPDHHHWMGFNNCIRSCQMFPRKGAYRMRIYNRPEMSGHMMEFMDDCPNVYERFRHRDIFSSNVMEGYWVFYEHPNYRGRQYFLRPGEYRACSDWGCHNPMVGSFRRMRSGL, encoded by the exons ATGACCCTGTTGGAGGCTACGGTGCCACCATCAAGTCCTCCAACCATGGGAAAG ATTATCTTTTACGAAGGCCACAACTTCCAGGGCCGTCATTATGAGTGCAACAGCGATTGTGCCGACACCTTCAGGCACTTCAACTCCTGTAACTCTATCAGGGTGACCGGCGGTCACTGGGTGGCCTACGAGAAGTCCAACTTCAACGGCTACCAGTACATCCTGAACCAGGGCGAgtaccctgaccaccaccactgGATGGGCTTCAACAACTGCATCCGTTCCTGCCAGATGTTCCCCCGTAA AGGAGCCTACAGGATGAGGATCTACAACAGGCCCGAGATGTCTGGTCACATGATGGAGTTCATGGACGACTGCCCCAACGTGTACGAGCGTTTCCGCCACCGTGACATCTTCTCCTCCAATGTCATGGAAGGCTACTGGGTGTTCTATGAGCACCCCAACTACAGGGGTCGTCAGTATTTCCTCCGCCCCGGCGAGTACAGGGCTTGCAGCGATTGGGGCTGccacaaccccatggtgggctcctTCAGGAGAATGAGGAGTGGCCTGTAA
- the LOC118402665 gene encoding gamma-crystallin M2-like isoform X2, with product MGKIIFYEDKNFQGRHYECSSDCAEMHNHFSRCNSIKVDSGCWVAYEKPNYTGYQYMLNKGEYPDYQRWAGFNDCIRSCRMVPPYHGNYRMNIYERSDFGGQNMEVMEDCPDLHERFHSRDISSANVIEGYWILHEHPHYRGRQYFLRPGEYRRHSEWGSSSPTIGSLRRVTEIP from the exons ATGGGAAAG aTAATCTTCTACGAGGACAAGAACTTCCAGGGCCGGCACTATGAGTGCAGCAGCGACTGTGCTGAGATGCACAACCACTTCAGCCGCTGTAACTCCATAAAGGTGGACAGTGGCTGTTGGGTGGCCTACGAGAAGCCCAACTACACTGGCTACCAATACATGCTGAACAAGGGCGAGTACCCTGACTACCAGCGATGGGCTGGCTTCAACGACTGCATCCGCTCCTGCCGTATGGTGCCCCCT TATCATGGAAACTATAGGATGAATATCTATGAGCGCTCTGACTTCGGTGGTCAGAacatggaggtgatggaggacTGCCCCGACCTTCACGAGCGCTTCCACAGCCGGGACATCTCCTCCGCCAACGTCATAGAGGGTTACTGGATCCTCCACGAGCACCCCCACTACAGGGGTCGTCAGTACTTCCTTCGTCCTGGCGAGTACAGGAGGCACAGCGAGTGGGGAAGCTCCAGCCCCACCATCGGCTCCCTGAGACGGGTCACCGAGATCCCCTGA